Below is a genomic region from Castanea sativa cultivar Marrone di Chiusa Pesio chromosome 2, ASM4071231v1.
ATGCCTCTTTAGGAGAAATAATGACAACGTGTGAGAAGATTACTTGGCTTCTTTCGGAGGGTGAGCGGTGGCTAAAGCCTGAATACCGGTATCTCTTTCcatcttttaattaatattttaatttatgtgaTCTTAAAGACACAACTGGAATTCTGAGTACATCTTGCTATAGCCTAAAGTGTAGGTTCTTTGATTTATCTGAGTCTTTGGACTTAATTTGATTGTGACCGATACGTGAATGATTTTCTCACCATAAATCTGCCTGttcaaatattctttctttgaCAGTGTATGACGTCACAGTTATTCATGATGCAACTTATTACTACTgcaattttaccattttatactcttaaaattttgaatacctTTCAAGTAAGCTGCAAGCTATCTGGATTCACTTTCTTAATTATTGTATGTAAtatattattctttaattatataaattcatCACTGTACTTGTAGATCTTCTGGAAGATCAATGTTTTACAAGAAATCCAAAGTGGAATTTCACCCCCTTGGTGTTATTGGTGCCATTGTTTCATGGAACTATccttttcataatatttttaatccAATGCTAGCAGCAGTATTTTCAGGAAACAGCATTGTGATTAAGGTATATAATGTTCAACTACTTACATTTCTTTTCTGTCACTTGCATGCATTTTAGCTTTACAAATGACACCACTTCACCAGTTTCTGTACCTACTACTATCTGTTGCATTTAAGTTCAAGCATCTCTAACATCCTATTTCCATGCTATTTATTGTTATATTACCTGTGCAATGCTCTTATGATATTATGGGGTACAGGGTACTAGATATATTTTGTGgcaaacaaatttaaaaactgAGGTTACTTcaaacatagcatttctcttttgGATGAGGTGTTTTTACTTAAGTTTAATTTTCAATGACAGAAAATCATATGATTGTAATTATAGGTCTCAGAACATGCAAGTTGGTCTGGATGtttctattttcaaattattcaaTCAGCCCTTGCTGCAGTTGGAGCTCCTGAAAATCTGGTTGAAGTTATTACAGGGTATGCATCTTTTGTTTAGGTGTTTTGCTCTCTTTAtgatcttttattatttttttattatcattaatcAGACTTACTCACCAGGTTTGCTGAAACGGGAGAAGCATTGGTGTCTTCTGTTGACAAAATGATTTTTGTTGGATCACCCGGTGTGGGTAAGATGGTATGATATCTTTTTGGACAGTTGTGTGGACTTGGTTTTGTTTTCCAATTTCTAAAGAGGATTGTCACTTTATTTCATTTGCAATAACTCTTGATGTCTTAAGTATGTATAGATGTTCTTCAAAACAAATACCAATTAGTATTGGTTATATTTTGTTGTTACcattaaaaaaagggaaaaaaaaataggtggCATTAATTTGAATTCAGTGATTTCATACTTCATTTTCTCAACCTGAAGAAGATGTTAAAATTTTCTGGAGGTAGTCCTCTTACCAACAAGAGGTGTCTCATATTTAGATGACTTTCTAGAGATGAACTTAAATTTCTTCCACACTTTTGtaagttctttctttctttctagtATATTATAATCTTGAAAAGAAAGCGTACTTGTGTTCTTGTTTCTGTCAATATAATAAAGAAGTCACTACACTCAATTTAGTTGTTGAATTGCTTATAGGTTGGCATGGTTGTTGTTTCTGCAGATTATGAGAAATGCTTCTGAGACACTTACACCAGTTACACTTGAGCTTGGTGGAAAAGATGCATTTATCGTGTGTGAAGATGTAGATGTGGATCATGTATGATACCTCCTTACATTTGATATCTTGTTGACTCTCCAGTCTCCAATTGgtgtattataatattttaaaatacgaATTGACTTAGATGGAGCTGGACTTTAACTTACATTTGTTCTGACATGAGATGATCAATTCAATAAAGGTTGCACATATTGCTGTGAGGGCTGCTCTCCAATCAAGTGGACAAAACTGCGCTGGGGCTGAGAGATTTTATGTACACAGGGATATTTATTCTTCATTTGTCAGTAAAGTGGCCAAAATTGTAAAATCTGTTTCAGCTGTAAGTATATTCCTTCTTACACATAATATATGTAAAATGATTCTTTTGGTTGTCTGGAAATTGTGTTGTTGTAATGTAATGTGTGGACTTGGATTTTAATTAGTTATCAGTTGCATGCACTTAATGGTCATTTGATTGCTATTCAGCATCTAAAGAATTGTCTGACAGCCTTACTgtaatttaaaagtaaaattactGAGATATCTATATTTGGACCCTGGCACATGTCATGAATCCTTTTATTTGTCTGCTTCTTGTGTTTCCTATGCAAGTCTGCATGAGGTCTTGGATATGAAATCCATGGATATTACACACTAGTGAAATCTGCATCAAATTGCATATTGGCATTATGAAATTGTTTGACCAGTCAATGGACAGACTGCATTAAATGACCAGTCAttggttttaaaatttatttggctTAATGAAGCATTGTTGGGATGAAATCCAGTATTTATAGCTCAAACCCTAGCATTGTTAAACTGGAATAGCCAGCTGTTTACAGCCTTACTGAGGCATTGAGGTAAATCATTGAAATTGCAGGGCCTGCAATCTTTTTGTTACCTTACCTCTGTTGTGAAATGCTACTTTTCCCAGTATGTTTCTTTGGTACATGACTATGCTCTTTGATTATAAAGAATGTTAAGccaaaatattctcattatcaTTTGATGATTTCTGCAGGGCCCACCCCTTGCTGGAAAGTATGATATGGGAGCCATATGTTTACAAGAGCACTCTGAAAAGCTTGAGATCCTTGTAAATGATGCCTTAGACAAAGGAGCAAAAATTGTTGTCCGTGGAAGTTTCGGCTATATAAGTGAAGGTGCAGTGGATCAGTTTTTCCCCCCCACCGTGATTGAAAATGTGGACCACACAATGAAGTTGATGCAAGAGGAGGTAGCAAACTCATTATGTTCTGTTATGGTCTCTTTAGCTCATAGCATTTAAAATGTGCATTGTGTCATGGATGTTGAGTATCccttttaaaataatcattaaataGGTCGTGGGTTCAAAACCCATTGAGTGCTTGCGtaacttactctttttttttttagaaaaaattaaacatcAAGAAATAAGGGTTTAAATTAATGTACTTTCTATGATGATGGTTTTATTCTCTACATTGATGCCATTACCAAGGTTGCATTTGTGATTTTCATATATGGTTGGGAAAACaatgtaaaatttaatacaaatgTATTTAAAGTATGCTTTATATTCTATTAGTTACTTGAACGGCAGCTTGCTACTGTTATGTAGGCATTTGGACCAATCTTGCCAATAATGAAATTTAGCACAGATGAAGAGGCCGTGAAGCTTGCAAATGACTCAAGATATGGGCTTGGCTGTGCTGTTTTTTCTGGCAGTCAACGCCGTGCCAGAAAGATAGCTTCACAGATACACTGTGGAGTTGTTGCAATTAATGATTTCGCATCAAATTACCTGTGTCAGGTAAATGTTATTTCAGTGCTAGGTGTTTGATATTGTATTCTGAGTTTATTAAATTCAAGTTGACTACAGTTTGTTTCCTGATTAAGACAATAGATCAAAAACTTATCTTACGATCTTTCAAATTTAAAGGTATGACTGAGTAGATTGTTTACTTCAATGATCAAAACTTATGTACATAACACTGGTTTTAAAGGGTCTGTTATTATCAAGAAGGAAGCTTATAGGAACATTAAAAGAATCTTGTTtccatataaaataattaactaTATCACTCGAATTGTATATATGATATGAGCATCCTTCATTAGAGGattgtttttacatatatttatttaatttttttgagaatccattAGGGGCAGAACTAAACATTGATTTTAATGATGTAATTGTTTTAATTGGGAAGAGTTGGTCATACCTAATCCTACCCTTTTAAAACCATTTTGTTTCGAATTTTGTCACCTTTCCCTATGTCAAACCATCTAAGGTTAGTCAACCTTAGTTATTATTTTGGCCTGACTCAACCTTGAGTTATGGTAGTTCATACTGAACAGAATATGCCTTGTTGATTTTTCCAGTCCCTGCCATTTGGAGGTGTAAAAGACAGCGGATTTGGACGATTTGCTGGTGTTGAAGGATTAAGAGCTTGCTGTCTTGTAAAATCAGTTGTTGAGGACAGATGGTGGCCTTTCATTAAAACGAAGATACCTAAGCCTATCCAGGTCATCTTTGAAAACTTTGATAATgacctctctttctctctctctctccacctcccccccccccccaacacacacacacacacacacacacatacacatgaATATATAGTATGGCAAAGGAAAAACACTGACTATTTTCTCTCTGCCAACCATAGTATCCTGTCGCAGAGAATAGTTTTGAGTTTCAGGAATCACTTGTGGAATGTCTCTATGGCCTGGACATTTGGGACCGTTTGCGAGCACTGGTCAATGTTATAAAGTTCTTTACAGGGCAACACTCTCCTGCTACGGGTAAGAAAAATGACTGAGCATGTTGTGTGAGAATTGGAAACACTTTCATGGGTTAACTGAGTTATGACCTAGGATGTTTGGAATTTTGACTTCCCATTGCTGCCTATCGCTGTTAATTTGGGGTGTAATCTTAATTGCCCTTCTTTTCgtgcttttctttcttaatttgtgTGAGACATTTCCCTATTAAATGGTGCAGTACGTTCTTAAGCTGCTCATACTGTGGTTAAATCcttgaaagaaagagaaagaaaggtggTTATAAGTTTGGAATGAAACATCCCTGTCCATCTGTTTGCATGCTCTGACATTGCAAGGTGTAAGACTGCTAATCAGAAAAGATTAAGGCTTTTTTACcacattaaatttcaattttgtaaaTTAACCTGTTGTTTGTGGCATCTTTACATGTTCCTTCCCCCTTCCCCCAAATAAAATGGCTAGTTCCTATGTTCATGCGATAACTTGGAAGTTGAGTCTGGATGCAATAATCAATTTTACTTTGACAAGTAATTATTAGTATTCTAGATGCAATGTTCTCTCCTCTCCAGTAATAAAAAATTCCACTAATAATTTTGGATACCCCATTCGCATGAGTCTCACACATTGTTCCAAGAGTATGAAATCATTTTTACCTTGTTGAGAGACTTTCTTGTGGCATACATGATTTagtaattattcaaaatttattgttCAAAGTCTTGTAGCTTAATTGTAAAGGGTTCAAAGTTTCAAATCTCATCTCTCATGGTAATTATCGAATTatcaaaattgaataaaattactgTCAAAATGGCCATTTTGAT
It encodes:
- the LOC142625578 gene encoding aldehyde dehydrogenase 22A1 isoform X2, translated to MAFLWPLIVLAFAYAICRFLFMLIPPNVPSIDVDASDVLDDGNQTQENSFIYIPPRGRTQQADRKVQCYEPATMKYLGYYPALTPVEVNERVAQARKAQKIWAKSSFKQRRQFLRILLNYIVKHQQLICETSSRDTGKTMVDASLGEIMTTCEKITWLLSEGERWLKPEYRSSGRSMFYKKSKVEFHPLGVIGAIVSWNYPFHNIFNPMLAAVFSGNSIVIKVSEHASWSGCFYFQIIQSALAAVGAPENLVEVITGFAETGEALVSSVDKMIFVGSPGVGKMIMRNASETLTPVTLELGGKDAFIVCEDVDVDHVAHIAVRAALQSSGQNCAGAERFYVHRDIYSSFVSKVAKIVKSVSAGPPLAGKYDMGAICLQEHSEKLEILVNDALDKGAKIVVRGSFGYISEGAVDQFFPPTVIENVDHTMKLMQEEAFGPILPIMKFSTDEEAVKLANDSRYGLGCAVFSGSQRRARKIASQIHCGVVAINDFASNYLCQSLPFGGVKDSGFGRFAGVEGLRACCLVKSVVEDRWWPFIKTKIPKPIQYPVAENSFEFQESLVECLYGLDIWDRLRALVNVIKFFTGQHSPATVRS
- the LOC142625578 gene encoding aldehyde dehydrogenase 22A1 isoform X1, with translation MAFLWPLIVLAFAYAICRFLFMLIPPNVPSIDVDASDVLDDGNQTQENSFIYIPPRGRTQQADRKVQCYEPATMKYLGYYPALTPVEVNERVAQARKAQKIWAKSSFKQRRQFLRILLNYIVKHQQLICETSSRDTGKTMVDASLGEIMTTCEKITWLLSEGERWLKPEYRSSGRSMFYKKSKVEFHPLGVIGAIVSWNYPFHNIFNPMLAAVFSGNSIVIKVSEHASWSGCFYFQIIQSALAAVGAPENLVEVITGFAETGEALVSSVDKMIFVGSPGVGKMIMRNASETLTPVTLELGGKDAFIVCEDVDVDHVAHIAVRAALQSSGQNCAGAERFYVHRDIYSSFVSKVAKIVKSVSAGPPLAGKYDMGAICLQEHSEKLEILVNDALDKGAKIVVRGSFGYISEGAVDQFFPPTVIENVDHTMKLMQEEAFGPILPIMKFSTDEEAVKLANDSRYGLGCAVFSGSQRRARKIASQIHCGVVAINDFASNYLCQSLPFGGVKDSGFGRFAGVEGLRACCLVKSVVEDRWWPFIKTKIPKPIQYPVAENSFEFQESLVECLYGLDIWDRLRALVNVIKFFTGQHSPATGKKND